One part of the Numenius arquata chromosome 24, bNumArq3.hap1.1, whole genome shotgun sequence genome encodes these proteins:
- the G0S2 gene encoding G0/G1 switch protein 2: METMHELIPFAKEMLSQKPNRKMVKLYMLGSVLAFFGVVIGLVETVCSPFTSEGRLEEEEEKKPAPTREQMLPQKQEDLILDKSKKAVGTQRALVTRPHAS, translated from the coding sequence atggaaaccatGCATGAGCTGATCCCCTTTGCCAAAGAAATGCTCAGCCAGAAGCCCAACAGGAAAATGGTGAAGCTGTACATGCTGGGCAGCGTGCTGGCTTTCTTTGGGGTGGTTATTGGTCTGGTGGAGACAGTGTGCAGCCCCTTCACCTCTGAAGGGAggctagaggaggaggaggagaagaaacctGCCCCGACGCGAGAGCAAATGCTTCCTCAGAAGCAGGAGGATTTGATCTTGGACAAGAGCAAGAAGGCGGTGGGGACGCAGAGGGCCCTGGTGACCAGACCACACGCCTCCTAA